The genomic interval CGAGCGCGGGCGCGGACTGGCTATTACCAATACGATTACCGACCGGATTGAACGTTATCGGGTTCAGACACAGAATCTGACCTATTGTACCATTGTTGACGAGGAACGCGATTCATAATGGAACGTCCTGTATACAGAGCCCGGCGGGAGTTGTTTGATCGGATGGAAATTCCGATCACAAAGGCTGATGCACATATTCTCAAGTTTAAGCAGCGTTCGCGCCTGCTGGTCTGGGAAGGGATGCTTCGCAGTCTGCTGGTGGTAAAGCGGACGATGGATATTCTGGGTAGTACTGTGGCGATTCTTGTTCTGCTGCCCGTTTTTTTTCTGGTGGCGCTCTGTATTCTGATGGAGGACGGCTTCCCGGTGATTTATGTGCAGAAACGCGTGGGGTTGAATGGACGTGAATTCCGGTTCTATAAATTCCGTACCATGGTCCGCAATGCCGATGCATTGCGCGCGGAGCTGGAAGAGCAGAATGAACTGAGCGGAAGAGTTACATTTAAAATGAAAAACGATCCACGTGTATTGAAAGTCGGGCGCTTCCTCAGACGTTCGAGCATAGATGAAATTCCTCAGTTTTTCAATGTGCTCATCGGGGACCTTTCTCTGGTTGGGCCTCGTCCGCCGTTGCCGGAGGAAGTGCGGAAGTATACACTGTCGGAACGGAAGCGGCTGCATGTTAAACCCGGGCTGACGTGTCTGTGGCAGATCGGCGGGCGGGCGGATGTTCCGTTTCATGAACAGGTCGGCCTGGATATGCAGTATATACAGAGTCAGAGTTTCTTTAAAGATATGATAATCATGTTGAAAACGATTCCCGCTGTATTATTCGGTCGCGGGGCATATTAGGGAGGTACTTGCGTTATGTTGGTGAATTGCGAGAAACAGAATGAAATAGGAGTCGTGCGGGTCAGTAAAGCCCTCACGGCGGCGACGGTCGATGCCTTCCGCGATCAGTTTAATCATTGGTCTTCGGCGGAGACCGATGTGAAAAACTATGTTATCGATCTGGCCGAAGTGGATTTTATGGATTCCGCCGGACTCGGTACACTGATTGCCGTATTGAAGCGGGTTACTGAACAGGGCGGGGATATGAAAATCGCCAATCTGCAGAAGAAGCCGCGTATGGTTTTTGAAATAACACGGGCGTATAAGGTGTTTGAAATTTATGAGTCCGTCGAAGATGCTATCAAAGGTTTCGAGTAGAGTGCTGACCGATGATCGCCGTAATCAACACCTCCATCCCATGCACATGGGCA from Verrucomicrobia bacterium S94 carries:
- a CDS encoding sugar transferase encodes the protein MEIPITKADAHILKFKQRSRLLVWEGMLRSLLVVKRTMDILGSTVAILVLLPVFFLVALCILMEDGFPVIYVQKRVGLNGREFRFYKFRTMVRNADALRAELEEQNELSGRVTFKMKNDPRVLKVGRFLRRSSIDEIPQFFNVLIGDLSLVGPRPPLPEEVRKYTLSERKRLHVKPGLTCLWQIGGRADVPFHEQVGLDMQYIQSQSFFKDMIIMLKTIPAVLFGRGAY
- a CDS encoding anti-sigma factor antagonist, whose product is MLVNCEKQNEIGVVRVSKALTAATVDAFRDQFNHWSSAETDVKNYVIDLAEVDFMDSAGLGTLIAVLKRVTEQGGDMKIANLQKKPRMVFEITRAYKVFEIYESVEDAIKGFE